Genomic segment of Peptococcus niger:
ACAACTTTGCCAACCGCCGGGCTGACCTGACCCGGCTCGAAAGGCATATGTGGGGCGTATCCAGCAAAAGACTCGGCAAGACCCTGGAACAGGTAACCTTCGAGCTTCGAATAGGTGATGACGAAAACCACATCATCCGTCGTCTCAAACGGGAAAAGCGTTGTGGTCAAGTTGACCGCCTTGACCCTAACCATTACCGCTTTACCGCAAATGTTTTTGATGCCAATGAATTGCTCCCCTGGATTCGCACCTTTATCTGTCGGATCACCAGGCTTGATTTTTCCAACCCGCTTACAAAGGAAAAATTTAAGAGCGACTTAGAAGCGATGTACCGTCTTTACGACCTGGAAGGAGGTGGACCGGGTGATTTTCAGTGAGCTCTATTCAACATATTATAAGACCGTCGCTAAAATTATCAACATGGCCTTGGCCGGAAAAACAACATCAGAAGACCTTGGTCGCTGCATTCAGGAAAATGCCTTTTCAGAGAGCGTCCTGACCATCCTTCCGGCCTTGACAGAAGGGCGTTGGCCCCTTTTAAATGAGGACCTAACCTCATCTTTATGCCATCCGCCAACCCTACCCCTAACCCTCTTGGAAAAGCGCTGGCTCAAGGCCATTATGGCAGACCCCCGCATCCAACTATTTGATGTCACTTTTCCTGATTTAGAAGGGCTAGACCCTCTTTTCACCCAAGAGGACTACAGGGTCTTTGACCGCTATACGGATGGAGACCCCTTTAACAGCCACCGGTATATTCATCATTTCCGCCTCCTTTTGGCAGCAATCAAAGCCTCCCACCCGGTGCAAATTACCATGACCAACCGCTATGGCCGGCAGATTCAAATCCACTTTTATCCCACCGGCTTTGAATACTCTTTAAAGGACGATAAAATTCGCGTCCTGGCGAAAGGTTGTCGCTACCCTTACTTCAACTTGGCCCGAATTGACCATTGCAAGCTTTACCAGGGAAGCGATTGCCAAACAGATAATCCCTTGACCGACCGGCAAAAAGAATTGGTCTTGCTGATTGAGAATGAGCGCAATACCCTAGAGCGGGTCATGCTCCACTTTGCCCATTTTAGCAAGCAAGCTGAGCGCTTGGCCGACGGGAGCACCCGTCTCCAAATCAGCTACTATGCCTCCGATGAAAAAGAATTGCTTATCCGGGTTTTGGCCTTCGGCCCTTATGTGAAGGTGGAAGCGCCGGATGACTTTGTTAACTTGATCAAAGACCGCCTTTTGGCCCAAAAAAGCTGTGAACTTTAACCTGTTCGCAGCTTTTTTTCCGTGATAAAGGTCCCGCCCATGGATATAATGAGTCTACAAGGTGCAACGAGTCATCGTTGTTTAAATCTTAAAAGGTACAAACAGCCATTTTACAGTTAGGGGCATAAAATCCTTTGCAACCTACAGATGCTGATGCTGTTACTTGTACCTTGCTAGAAAGATGCCTCCAGCCATTTTACCAAACCTAGCCTATCTGAGGGCAAGTCATTCAGAAAAAGGCATCTTGGAAAAGGCACTCGGCCAAGAGAAAAAGGACCATCATCAGCAGATGACCCCGTCATTTATGGTCCTCTTCTACGAGTGCCTGGAATGTCATATAAAGGCCTAAGCCTTTTTATAAAGCCCCCTTCATCAATCCACGGTCATCCTACCGACTCTTCTCAGGAAAGATAATGGGGATTTTTTATCTCATGAGACTTGCAAACCACACGGCACCATACCGCCGGTTAGGAGACAGGATATGTTAGACCAACTAAAAGCCGAAGCCAATAGGGCGCGCACTGAAAACGACGCTGTGACCCATGCCAGCAGCTTATCCGATTGTTTAGACCTCTTTGCCGATATTGGTGCCCTTCGCAATGCCGAAGAGGAAGCCATCATTCATCGCTTTCTCCGAGCCTACACGGAAGATGCGGACATCGCCATGAAAATTCTATTTTTTGGTCGAGATGTGCGTGGCGGATTGGGAGAACGCCGCCTTTTTCGTATTATTCTCCGTTGGTTAGCCGGCTACCATCCGGATTCTGTCCGTAAAAATATCGACCGCATTCCGGAATACGGCCGATATGACGATCTCCTAGCCCTTTTAGATACCCCCTGTAAAAAAGACGCCCTTCGTTTGATTCGTCACCAGCTGAAGGCAGACCTTACTTCAACGGGCGAGGTTTCCCTTTTGGCTAAGTGGCTCCCATCGGTCAATGCCTCAAATCCCGAGACAGTCCGCCGCGCCAAACGCCTAGCGCGCTTCCTGGGCATGAGCGATGGCCAGTATCGCAAAACCTTGACGGCCTTGAGAAAAAGAATCAATATTTTGGAACACCATCTCTGCAGTAAGGACTATACCTTTGACTACGCCAAGCAGCCCTCTAAAGCCATGTTCAAATACCGCAAAGCCTTCCTGCATCATGACGGTGAACGCTATAGAGCCTTTTTAGCTGCCGTTCAACGTGGAGAAGCCAAACTCCACACCGATGCGCTCTACCCCTATGAAATCGTCCGCTCCGCCTTTAGCAGCCCTCTGAATGAGCTGTCCGAAGGAGAAAAAGCCAGCCTGAACGCCTCATGGGCGGCCCTACCGGATTATTGCGACAACCGAAATGCCCTGGCCATCATAGACACTTCCGCGTCTATGTACTGGTATGATAAGGGCCTACCTGCTGCAGTGGCTTTCTCCCTGGGCCTTTATTTCGGCGAACGCAATACCGGCTTCTTCCACAACCACTTTATTGAGTTCTCCGATACCCCCCAGCTCCTTGAGATCAAAGGCAAGACCTTTACCGACCGTCTGTCCTACCTGTCCACTTTTACTCAAGTTGCCGATACCAATATTGAAGCCGTCTTTAGCCTCATCCTGGCTGCCGCCGTACACAACGAGCTCCCCCAGGAAGAGCTTCCGGAAACCCTCTACATAATTTCTGATATGGAATTTAATATCTGTATGCGCAACGCTTCCCTGTCTAACTACGAAAATGCCAAGCAGCAATTCGCCCTCCATGGGTACCAACTGCCAAACATCGTCTTCTGGAACGTTGCTAGCCGTAACAGCTACCAACCTGTCACCATGAATGAAGCCGGCGTCGTCCTTGTCTCCGGCTGCAGCCCCCGGCTTTTTACCATGATTACCGTCGGCGGCCTAACCCCCTATACCGCCATGATGGACCTCCTAGACACTAATCGCTATGCCAGCATTGTCGCTTAGGTGGAAACTCTGGGTGAGCAATACTTAAAAAAGCCTCTAGACAGGTGCACAAG
This window contains:
- a CDS encoding WYL domain-containing protein, whose translation is MIFSELYSTYYKTVAKIINMALAGKTTSEDLGRCIQENAFSESVLTILPALTEGRWPLLNEDLTSSLCHPPTLPLTLLEKRWLKAIMADPRIQLFDVTFPDLEGLDPLFTQEDYRVFDRYTDGDPFNSHRYIHHFRLLLAAIKASHPVQITMTNRYGRQIQIHFYPTGFEYSLKDDKIRVLAKGCRYPYFNLARIDHCKLYQGSDCQTDNPLTDRQKELVLLIENERNTLERVMLHFAHFSKQAERLADGSTRLQISYYASDEKELLIRVLAFGPYVKVEAPDDFVNLIKDRLLAQKSCEL
- a CDS encoding DUF2828 family protein yields the protein MLDQLKAEANRARTENDAVTHASSLSDCLDLFADIGALRNAEEEAIIHRFLRAYTEDADIAMKILFFGRDVRGGLGERRLFRIILRWLAGYHPDSVRKNIDRIPEYGRYDDLLALLDTPCKKDALRLIRHQLKADLTSTGEVSLLAKWLPSVNASNPETVRRAKRLARFLGMSDGQYRKTLTALRKRINILEHHLCSKDYTFDYAKQPSKAMFKYRKAFLHHDGERYRAFLAAVQRGEAKLHTDALYPYEIVRSAFSSPLNELSEGEKASLNASWAALPDYCDNRNALAIIDTSASMYWYDKGLPAAVAFSLGLYFGERNTGFFHNHFIEFSDTPQLLEIKGKTFTDRLSYLSTFTQVADTNIEAVFSLILAAAVHNELPQEELPETLYIISDMEFNICMRNASLSNYENAKQQFALHGYQLPNIVFWNVASRNSYQPVTMNEAGVVLVSGCSPRLFTMITVGGLTPYTAMMDLLDTNRYASIVA